In Xylanibacter ruminicola 23, a single genomic region encodes these proteins:
- a CDS encoding LysR family transcriptional regulator: protein MTLQQLKYIVAIDRYRSFAKAADALGISQPTLSAMLVKLEDELDVRIFERSNKSVTPAIAGEKIIRQAERTIAEAERINELVSEDKGDVAGDLRLCVVSSIAPYILPKFIRFYTEDYPQVRLSIIELKGDAIQAELQQGHIDGAIATGGHAHPGILEIPLYTERFMVYLSADCWRKLPVFHPENLEHEQMWIMRDAQCLRDSAFSFCKARTKGRRVYEAGSIDTLIRIVDENGGFTIIPEMHLPFLSDAQRENVRRIEGDYLSQRRVSLYIREDYIRQAMLNTITKTLLRFMPEGMMEERIAKYGIRL, encoded by the coding sequence ATGACATTACAGCAACTTAAGTACATTGTAGCCATCGATCGCTACCGCAGTTTTGCCAAGGCTGCCGACGCCTTAGGCATTTCGCAACCCACCCTGAGTGCCATGTTGGTAAAGTTGGAAGACGAACTCGACGTGCGCATTTTTGAGCGTAGCAACAAGAGTGTTACGCCCGCGATTGCCGGCGAGAAAATTATCCGTCAGGCCGAGCGTACCATCGCTGAGGCCGAGCGAATCAACGAGCTGGTGAGCGAAGACAAGGGCGACGTGGCTGGCGATCTGCGCCTGTGCGTTGTGTCCAGCATCGCGCCTTATATCCTGCCCAAGTTTATCCGTTTTTATACCGAGGATTATCCGCAGGTGCGACTTTCCATCATCGAGCTTAAGGGCGATGCCATTCAGGCCGAATTGCAGCAGGGACATATCGATGGTGCTATCGCCACTGGCGGACATGCACACCCGGGCATACTCGAGATACCGCTTTATACCGAGCGGTTTATGGTGTATCTCTCGGCCGATTGTTGGCGCAAGCTGCCCGTGTTCCATCCCGAGAATCTGGAGCACGAACAAATGTGGATTATGCGCGATGCCCAGTGCCTGCGCGATAGTGCTTTCAGCTTTTGCAAGGCGCGCACCAAGGGCCGCAGGGTGTACGAGGCTGGCAGTATCGATACCCTGATACGCATTGTTGACGAGAATGGCGGTTTTACCATTATCCCTGAGATGCACCTGCCGTTCCTTTCTGATGCACAGCGCGAGAATGTGCGCCGCATCGAGGGCGATTATCTGTCGCAGCGCCGTGTATCGCTCTACATCCGCGAGGACTACATCCGCCAGGCCATGCTGAATACCATCACAAAAACGCTCCTCCGATTCATGCCCGAAGGAATGATGGAGGAGCGGATAGCTAAGTACGGAATCAGATTGTAG
- the rlmN gene encoding 23S rRNA (adenine(2503)-C(2))-methyltransferase RlmN — translation MYDEKKVLLGMQPGELQQVVTELGMPKFTAAQIAKWLYQQHVGSIADMTNLSKANREKLAEQYEVGSMAPIDCQRSVDGTIKYLFPTRSGKFVETVYIPERRRVGEQGSGIGDRATLCVSCQVGCKMNCLFCQTGKQGFEGSLTAADILNQIYALPERDTLTNIVFMGQGEPMDNLDAILQATQVLTADWGYAWSPRRITVSSVGVKNKLKRFLDESECHVAISMHSPLPEQRQMLMPAEKQMSITEVIDLLKQYDFSHQRRCSFEYICFAGLNDTTMHAREIVKLVRGLDCRVNLIRFHEIPGVDLPGADEKRMEALRDYLTAHGVFTTIRASRGQDIFAACGLLSTAKKLSNSKS, via the coding sequence ATGTACGACGAAAAGAAGGTATTATTAGGCATGCAGCCTGGCGAATTGCAGCAAGTGGTAACCGAATTGGGAATGCCCAAGTTTACGGCTGCACAGATTGCCAAGTGGCTCTACCAGCAACATGTTGGTAGCATTGCCGATATGACCAACCTGTCGAAGGCAAACCGTGAAAAACTGGCCGAACAGTACGAGGTGGGCAGCATGGCGCCCATCGACTGTCAGCGTTCGGTGGATGGAACCATCAAATATCTGTTCCCAACCCGTAGTGGTAAGTTTGTTGAAACGGTGTATATACCAGAAAGGCGACGGGTAGGCGAGCAAGGCTCGGGAATCGGCGATCGCGCCACGCTGTGTGTATCGTGTCAGGTGGGTTGTAAAATGAATTGCTTGTTCTGTCAGACTGGTAAACAGGGGTTTGAGGGCAGTTTGACTGCTGCTGATATCCTGAACCAGATATATGCGTTGCCAGAGCGCGACACACTGACCAATATCGTGTTTATGGGTCAGGGTGAGCCCATGGATAACCTCGACGCTATCCTGCAGGCCACCCAGGTGCTGACTGCCGATTGGGGTTATGCCTGGAGTCCGCGCCGCATCACTGTATCGAGTGTGGGTGTGAAGAACAAGCTGAAGCGATTCCTCGACGAGAGTGAGTGCCACGTGGCTATATCGATGCACTCGCCACTGCCCGAACAGCGCCAGATGTTGATGCCTGCCGAGAAGCAGATGTCGATTACCGAGGTGATTGACCTGCTGAAGCAGTACGACTTCTCGCACCAGCGCCGTTGTTCGTTCGAGTACATCTGCTTTGCCGGACTGAACGACACCACCATGCATGCCCGCGAGATTGTGAAGCTGGTGCGTGGATTGGACTGCCGTGTAAATTTGATTCGATTCCACGAGATTCCTGGTGTGGATTTGCCTGGTGCCGACGAGAAGCGCATGGAAGCCTTGCGTGACTATCTCACCGCCCATGGTGTGTTTACCACTATCCGCGCCAGTCGTGGACAGGATATCTTTGCAGCCTGTGGTCTGCTGAGTACGGCCAAGAAATTGTCAAATAGTAAATCGTAA
- a CDS encoding 4Fe-4S binding protein: MAKNFHRHFKTPGKPLYWIIIAYILLGWFFPVIGLVAIICMIGPVLFSIWKGRWWCGNVCPRGNLYSRLLSKYSPHREIPKFVRTFGFRLFMVFFIFTMFGIQLSFVPWSEGGLPMWAGIGKVFWTIIVVTTIVGVALAFIYAPRTWCTFCPMGTISNWVSPKHAPLPKAFTNVHVSSACQMKCKSCARVCPMQLTPYDSRGQESGYLDADCIKCGKCTLACPTKIMSMKHETLKIKH, from the coding sequence ATGGCTAAAAATTTTCATCGACACTTTAAAACGCCAGGTAAGCCACTCTACTGGATTATCATCGCCTACATCCTGCTGGGATGGTTTTTCCCAGTGATTGGTCTGGTGGCAATCATCTGCATGATTGGTCCGGTGCTATTCAGTATCTGGAAAGGACGATGGTGGTGCGGCAATGTTTGTCCGCGCGGCAATCTGTACAGCCGACTGCTGTCGAAGTATTCCCCCCACCGCGAGATACCTAAGTTTGTACGCACCTTCGGGTTCCGATTGTTTATGGTGTTCTTTATCTTCACCATGTTTGGCATACAGCTGAGCTTTGTGCCCTGGAGCGAGGGCGGACTGCCCATGTGGGCTGGCATCGGTAAGGTGTTCTGGACCATCATTGTGGTAACCACCATCGTGGGTGTGGCGCTGGCATTCATCTATGCCCCACGCACCTGGTGTACATTCTGCCCCATGGGAACCATCTCGAACTGGGTATCGCCCAAGCACGCACCACTGCCCAAGGCATTTACTAATGTACACGTATCGAGTGCCTGCCAGATGAAGTGTAAGAGCTGTGCCCGCGTATGCCCCATGCAACTCACCCCGTACGACTCACGCGGTCAGGAATCGGGCTATCTGGATGCCGACTGCATTAAGTGCGGCAAGTGCACCCTGGCCTGCCCCACGAAGATTATGAGCATGAAACATGAAACATTAAAGATTAAACATTAA
- a CDS encoding serine O-acetyltransferase, giving the protein MDKTKINETLRRNVALLSKQSERELGMMPATVAPLPSVEMVKRIVTLVKSIIFPDYFEKRQPDEAIRAYHIGVWMEELTTLLTKQIAHGLQFCEDCEANSTKAQVYGIAEEKALAFIDALPEIKRLLYTDIQAMFDNDPAAPNFGEVIFCYPSMNTMTHYRIAHKLHELQVPVIPRIITEQAHSKTGIDIHPGATIGEYFAIDHGTGVVIGETAIIGNHVTLYQGVTLGAKSFKYDENGNMLNIPRHPILEDHVTVYSNASILGRITIGHDSVIGGNIWVTHSVPPYSRIQQSKAVDVAFQDGAGI; this is encoded by the coding sequence ATGGACAAAACAAAGATAAACGAGACATTGCGCAGGAATGTGGCGCTGCTGTCGAAGCAATCGGAAAGAGAGTTGGGTATGATGCCAGCCACGGTGGCACCGCTGCCATCGGTAGAGATGGTGAAGCGTATCGTAACGCTGGTAAAGAGCATTATCTTTCCTGATTATTTTGAAAAGCGACAGCCCGACGAGGCTATCCGCGCCTATCATATAGGTGTGTGGATGGAGGAGTTGACAACACTGCTTACCAAGCAGATTGCACACGGACTACAGTTCTGCGAGGACTGCGAGGCTAACAGTACCAAGGCACAGGTTTATGGCATAGCCGAAGAGAAAGCACTTGCATTTATTGATGCATTGCCCGAGATTAAACGACTGCTTTATACCGACATACAGGCGATGTTTGATAACGACCCTGCTGCACCTAACTTTGGCGAGGTAATCTTCTGCTACCCATCAATGAACACGATGACGCACTACCGCATAGCACATAAGTTGCACGAGCTGCAGGTGCCCGTCATTCCACGTATCATCACCGAGCAGGCACACAGCAAAACGGGTATCGACATACACCCAGGAGCTACGATTGGCGAGTACTTTGCCATCGACCATGGAACGGGTGTGGTAATAGGCGAAACGGCCATCATTGGTAACCACGTAACACTGTATCAGGGTGTAACACTGGGTGCCAAGAGCTTTAAGTACGATGAGAATGGTAACATGTTGAACATCCCCCGTCACCCCATCCTGGAAGACCATGTGACGGTTTATTCCAATGCCTCAATCTTAGGTCGTATCACCATCGGTCACGACTCCGTGATTGGTGGTAACATCTGGGTAACGCATAGCGTGCCGCCTTACTCGCGCATTCAGCAGAGTAAAGCAGTGGATGTAGCTTTCCAAGACGGAGCTGGAATTTAA
- a CDS encoding PdxA family protein: MDKKIRVAITHGDTNGIGYEVILRAFEDPMMLDMCTPIIYGSPKAAAFHRKAMEIETQYSIINDAAEAKDGRVNLLAAFDEEVKVDFGQPTDESDKAAKAVMQRVKEDMQKHLFDVLVLGPVVPNANPNRDEKPLTIMLSERVRIGLLTNHLPIKEVAQSISVEKIVEKGTIFFKSLKRDFRVNNPRIAVLALNPQPGAEEEQIIAPAIAELEKQNMMAFGPYAAEEFFANNQYEQFDGVLAMYDDQGTLPFNALATEYGVKLKAGMTAICTTAVHGPEFEIAGKGIADATSLRHAIYTAVDMFRHRAEYDEPLANPLPKLYHEKREDGDKARFQMPRAKDIFK, encoded by the coding sequence ATGGATAAGAAAATTCGCGTGGCCATCACGCATGGCGACACCAACGGCATTGGTTATGAGGTGATACTTCGTGCTTTCGAAGACCCCATGATGCTGGATATGTGTACACCTATCATCTATGGTTCGCCTAAAGCCGCAGCCTTTCATCGTAAGGCTATGGAGATAGAAACCCAGTATAGCATTATTAACGACGCTGCCGAGGCCAAGGACGGGCGTGTGAACCTGTTGGCCGCCTTCGACGAGGAGGTGAAGGTAGATTTCGGACAGCCCACCGATGAGTCGGATAAGGCAGCCAAGGCTGTGATGCAGCGTGTTAAAGAGGATATGCAGAAGCACCTGTTTGATGTACTGGTGCTGGGCCCCGTGGTGCCAAATGCCAACCCCAATCGCGACGAAAAGCCGCTTACCATCATGCTCAGTGAGCGTGTACGTATCGGTCTGCTTACCAACCATCTGCCTATCAAGGAGGTGGCTCAGAGCATCAGCGTTGAGAAAATCGTTGAGAAAGGTACCATCTTCTTCAAGAGCCTGAAGCGCGACTTCCGCGTAAACAATCCCCGTATCGCTGTGCTGGCACTGAATCCACAGCCAGGTGCCGAGGAGGAGCAGATTATCGCCCCTGCCATTGCCGAGCTGGAGAAGCAGAACATGATGGCCTTTGGTCCTTATGCTGCCGAGGAATTCTTTGCCAACAACCAGTACGAGCAGTTTGATGGTGTGCTGGCTATGTACGACGATCAGGGCACACTGCCATTTAATGCGCTGGCTACCGAGTATGGCGTAAAGCTGAAGGCTGGTATGACTGCCATCTGCACTACTGCCGTTCATGGTCCTGAGTTCGAGATAGCCGGTAAGGGAATTGCCGATGCTACCTCGTTGCGCCATGCCATCTATACGGCTGTAGATATGTTCCGCCATCGTGCCGAGTACGATGAGCCATTGGCTAATCCACTGCCCAAACTGTATCACGAGAAGCGTGAGGATGGCGACAAGGCACGTTTCCAGATGCCTCGTGCCAAGGATATCTTTAAATAA
- a CDS encoding MFS transporter, which yields MNNKNPWAWVPTLYFAEGVPYVAVMTISVIIYKRLGLSNTDITLYTSWLYLPWVIKPLWSPFVDMLRTKRWWILSMQILIAAALAGVAFTIPGPFWLQGSLSFFWLLAFSSATHDIAADGFYMLGLEQHEQAYFVGIRSTFYRIATIFSSGLLVGLAGVLQVLTRSISYAWSLVFYLIAGLFIALWLYHSWALPRPSEDTHRIQKTAADIITEFWNTLVTFFQKPQVWVGICFMLFYRMPEGLLAKVSALFLVDKMANGGLGLSDVEFGMVQGTVGVIGLTLGGILGGIAASRDGLKRWLWPMVMAITIPDLVYVYLSCALPSSLLIINICIFLEQFGYGFGFSAYMLYLIYYSQGEHKTAHYALCTAFMALSMMIPGLFAGALQEAVGYRAFFVIVVVCCVMTYIVASLLKIDPEFGKKKE from the coding sequence ATGAACAATAAGAATCCTTGGGCCTGGGTGCCCACCCTTTACTTTGCCGAGGGCGTTCCCTACGTAGCTGTGATGACCATCTCGGTTATCATCTACAAGCGCCTTGGTTTGTCGAATACCGACATCACGCTCTACACCTCGTGGCTCTATCTGCCTTGGGTTATCAAGCCCCTTTGGAGCCCGTTTGTAGACATGTTACGAACCAAACGCTGGTGGATACTCAGTATGCAGATACTGATAGCTGCAGCCCTGGCAGGTGTGGCTTTTACCATCCCGGGACCGTTTTGGCTGCAAGGCTCGCTCAGCTTTTTCTGGCTGTTGGCCTTTAGCAGTGCCACCCACGATATTGCTGCCGACGGCTTTTATATGTTAGGACTGGAGCAGCACGAGCAGGCCTATTTTGTGGGCATCCGTTCCACGTTCTATCGCATAGCCACCATTTTCTCGTCGGGCTTGCTGGTAGGCTTGGCAGGTGTGTTGCAGGTGCTCACCCGTAGCATCAGCTATGCCTGGAGCCTGGTGTTCTATCTCATAGCCGGTCTGTTTATCGCCTTGTGGCTCTATCATAGCTGGGCACTGCCCCGCCCCAGCGAGGACACCCATCGCATACAGAAAACCGCTGCCGATATCATCACCGAGTTCTGGAACACACTCGTAACCTTCTTCCAGAAACCACAGGTATGGGTAGGCATCTGCTTTATGCTGTTCTATCGTATGCCTGAGGGACTGCTGGCAAAGGTATCGGCTCTGTTCCTGGTTGATAAGATGGCCAATGGCGGTCTGGGCCTGAGTGATGTAGAGTTTGGTATGGTTCAGGGTACCGTAGGTGTTATCGGCCTTACCTTAGGTGGCATTTTAGGTGGTATCGCCGCCAGCCGCGACGGACTTAAACGTTGGCTGTGGCCTATGGTGATGGCTATCACCATTCCCGATTTGGTATACGTATATCTTTCGTGCGCCCTGCCATCCAGTCTGCTTATCATCAACATCTGTATCTTCTTAGAGCAGTTTGGTTATGGTTTTGGTTTCTCGGCCTATATGCTATACCTTATATATTATAGTCAGGGCGAGCACAAAACAGCCCACTATGCACTGTGTACCGCTTTCATGGCCCTGTCGATGATGATACCAGGATTGTTTGCCGGTGCCCTGCAAGAGGCTGTGGGCTATCGTGCATTCTTCGTGATCGTCGTGGTTTGCTGCGTGATGACCTACATCGTTGCCAGCTTACTGAAGATCGATCCCGAGTTCGGAAAGAAAAAAGAGTAA
- a CDS encoding DUF4922 domain-containing protein, whose amino-acid sequence MREKIDCFLPCNDLETARDVIAQIKGSKTIQHICLLVNQPLEATDEALSDCEQIVVNDLTSSTTLQAISEHAKADYALLQIRPRQIQMAKGTLDRMLRIASDSDAAMIYADHNDLIDGKLQPHPVIDYQIGSIRDDFDLGSLILVKTSLLHCFTMQCNEHPYQYAAVYALRLFLSRKGRIFHINEKLYTEQETDTRASGEKQFDYVNPRNREVQIEMEHAATAHLAAIGAKIDPTFYRRPDFNEQEFDVEASVVIPVYNREKTICDAVNSALSQKTKFKYNVIVVDNHSTDKTTELLRGFHDERLIHIIPERNDLGIGGCWNMAIHDDRCGRFAVQLDSDDLYSSPKTLQQIVDTFYKQNAAMVIGSYRMCDFDLNTLPPGLIDHAEWTDENGPNNALRINGLGAPRAFFTPLLRQVGFPNTSYGEDYALGLIFSRHYRIGRIFSELYLCRRWGGNSDAALSIEKVNANNLYKDQLRSLEIMARQQMLQGKQEMLNDSPLMRFFNRQLEKWDDARRRYHDLRNVKTRELSVGTSTMKVQYNPARIVSTGAKIDKQTLAERPCFLCEQNRPKEQVKKSIDGQFDLLVNPFPILPIHFTIPSVKHEPQLIRNAYGEIHKLLTEYPQMMVFYNGPKCGASAPDHAHFQGGTSGVLPLQMAWGRLSRSLKPILELNNEEGISLIEEYPCPALLIHSKTQYGDEQLFRRLYESLPIKEGEPEPMLNIVSWRNDADYYSVVFPRDKHRPDCYYKEGCEQYIISPGALDMAGFIVTPRKEDFDRITPEVALGILNEVSLPADALQQVIERLRATQNSMVNGQCSMKKEPNVTVGIVSGEKISFSLNKPYMAKGEVITGDQVVEFSDGGILWRGTQYRNLTFTPQTDDASFSLNDVTIGVNFHWERKETQTFEGTLRIVVEADKIVAINELPVEKYLTSVISSEMSSTSSVEFLKAHAVISRSWLLAQIEKRKQHESGGDNFFSFTKSDQEFIRWYDREDHTIFDVCADDHCQRYQGITRANNTHVEEAISQTRGQVLMYGDEICDARFSKCCGGQTEEFQYCWEDTPKPYLVSFHDPYCNTSDKHILSQVLNDFDQETPDFYRWTVSYTQQELSELVNRKLKIDFGTITDLIPVERGKSDRIWKLKIVGTKKTLTIGKELEIRRALSESHLYSSAFDVEKDGDKFVLKGKGWGHGVGLCQIGAAVMGEQGHPYDDILLFYYRGAQIKRLYD is encoded by the coding sequence ATGAGAGAAAAAATTGACTGTTTTTTGCCTTGCAACGACCTTGAGACAGCGCGCGATGTGATAGCGCAAATCAAGGGTAGCAAGACTATTCAACATATCTGTTTGCTGGTAAACCAACCCCTTGAGGCCACAGACGAGGCCCTGAGCGATTGCGAGCAAATAGTAGTTAACGACCTGACAAGCAGCACAACCCTACAGGCTATTTCAGAACATGCCAAAGCTGATTACGCCCTGTTGCAGATTCGTCCACGACAGATACAGATGGCCAAAGGCACACTCGACCGCATGCTGCGTATCGCATCCGATTCGGATGCTGCCATGATCTACGCCGACCACAACGACCTGATTGATGGCAAGCTGCAGCCCCATCCTGTTATCGATTATCAGATAGGTAGTATCCGCGACGATTTCGATCTGGGCTCGCTCATCCTGGTTAAAACCAGTCTGCTGCACTGCTTTACCATGCAATGCAACGAGCACCCCTATCAGTATGCTGCTGTTTATGCCCTGCGCTTGTTCCTGAGTCGTAAAGGCCGTATCTTCCACATTAACGAGAAGCTTTATACCGAGCAGGAGACCGATACACGCGCCTCGGGCGAAAAGCAGTTCGACTATGTGAACCCACGCAATCGCGAAGTACAGATTGAGATGGAGCATGCTGCCACCGCCCACTTGGCTGCCATCGGCGCCAAAATCGACCCCACGTTCTATCGCCGCCCCGACTTTAACGAGCAGGAGTTTGATGTAGAAGCATCGGTGGTTATACCTGTTTACAATCGCGAAAAAACCATTTGCGATGCTGTTAACAGCGCGCTGAGCCAGAAAACCAAATTTAAGTATAATGTGATAGTGGTTGATAACCACTCTACCGATAAGACGACCGAGTTGCTGCGTGGTTTCCACGACGAGCGACTTATCCATATCATCCCCGAGCGTAACGATTTGGGTATTGGTGGCTGCTGGAACATGGCCATCCACGACGACCGTTGCGGACGTTTTGCCGTGCAGCTGGATAGCGACGACCTGTACTCGTCGCCCAAAACCCTGCAGCAGATTGTAGATACCTTCTACAAGCAGAATGCCGCCATGGTGATTGGTTCGTATCGCATGTGCGACTTCGACCTGAACACGCTGCCACCAGGACTCATCGACCACGCCGAGTGGACGGATGAGAACGGACCTAACAATGCTCTGCGTATCAATGGTCTGGGTGCGCCACGCGCCTTCTTCACCCCACTGCTGCGCCAGGTTGGATTCCCCAACACCTCGTATGGCGAGGACTATGCGTTGGGATTGATTTTCTCGCGCCACTACCGTATCGGTCGTATCTTCAGCGAACTTTATCTCTGTCGCCGCTGGGGTGGCAACAGCGATGCAGCCCTCTCTATCGAAAAGGTAAACGCCAACAACCTGTATAAGGACCAGTTGCGCTCGTTAGAGATTATGGCGCGCCAGCAGATGCTGCAGGGCAAGCAGGAAATGCTGAACGATTCGCCCCTGATGCGATTCTTCAACCGTCAGTTAGAGAAGTGGGATGATGCCCGTCGCCGCTATCACGACCTGCGCAACGTGAAGACCCGCGAGTTGTCGGTAGGCACTTCAACCATGAAGGTGCAGTATAACCCCGCCCGTATCGTATCAACAGGCGCTAAGATTGACAAGCAGACACTGGCCGAGCGCCCCTGTTTCCTGTGCGAGCAGAATCGCCCCAAGGAGCAGGTTAAGAAATCTATCGATGGACAGTTCGACCTGCTGGTCAACCCCTTCCCCATCCTGCCCATCCACTTTACCATTCCATCGGTAAAGCACGAGCCGCAGTTGATTCGTAATGCCTATGGCGAGATTCATAAGCTGCTTACCGAGTATCCACAGATGATGGTATTCTATAACGGACCAAAGTGCGGTGCTTCGGCTCCCGATCACGCCCACTTCCAGGGTGGCACATCAGGTGTATTACCCCTGCAGATGGCATGGGGCCGCTTGTCGCGCAGTCTGAAACCCATCCTGGAGCTGAATAACGAGGAGGGCATCTCGCTGATTGAGGAGTATCCCTGCCCCGCCCTGCTCATCCACAGCAAAACGCAATATGGCGACGAGCAGCTGTTCCGTCGTTTGTACGAGTCGCTGCCCATTAAAGAAGGCGAGCCCGAGCCAATGCTCAACATCGTAAGCTGGCGAAACGATGCCGATTACTACTCGGTGGTATTCCCCCGCGACAAACACCGTCCCGACTGCTACTACAAGGAGGGCTGCGAGCAATACATCATATCGCCAGGTGCTCTGGACATGGCAGGTTTCATCGTTACCCCACGTAAGGAGGATTTCGATCGCATTACCCCCGAGGTAGCCCTGGGCATACTTAACGAAGTATCGCTGCCAGCCGATGCGCTTCAACAGGTTATCGAACGCCTGAGAGCTACTCAAAATTCAATGGTCAATGGTCAATGTTCAATGAAAAAAGAGCCAAACGTTACCGTGGGTATCGTCAGTGGCGAAAAGATATCGTTCAGCCTTAACAAACCTTACATGGCTAAGGGCGAGGTGATTACCGGCGACCAGGTAGTTGAGTTTAGCGATGGCGGTATTCTGTGGCGTGGCACCCAGTATCGTAACCTGACATTTACCCCACAGACCGACGATGCCTCGTTCTCGCTCAACGATGTGACTATCGGCGTTAACTTCCACTGGGAGCGCAAGGAAACCCAGACCTTCGAGGGTACCCTGCGCATTGTGGTTGAGGCCGATAAGATTGTGGCCATCAACGAGTTGCCGGTCGAGAAGTATCTTACCAGCGTGATATCAAGTGAAATGAGCAGCACCTCGAGTGTTGAGTTCCTCAAGGCCCACGCCGTTATCTCGCGTTCGTGGCTGCTGGCACAGATTGAGAAACGCAAACAGCACGAAAGCGGTGGCGACAATTTCTTCTCGTTTACTAAGAGTGACCAGGAGTTTATCCGCTGGTACGACCGCGAGGATCATACCATCTTTGATGTATGTGCCGACGATCACTGCCAGCGTTACCAAGGCATCACCCGCGCCAACAACACCCATGTTGAGGAGGCTATCAGCCAGACTCGCGGTCAGGTGCTGATGTATGGCGACGAGATTTGCGACGCCCGTTTCTCAAAGTGCTGTGGTGGTCAGACCGAGGAGTTCCAATACTGCTGGGAAGATACCCCTAAGCCATATCTCGTTTCGTTCCACGATCCTTACTGCAACACCAGCGATAAGCACATCCTTTCGCAGGTACTCAACGATTTCGATCAGGAAACCCCCGATTTCTATCGTTGGACGGTAAGCTACACCCAGCAGGAACTGTCGGAGTTGGTAAACCGCAAACTCAAGATCGACTTTGGTACCATTACCGACCTCATCCCCGTTGAGCGTGGCAAGAGCGACCGTATCTGGAAACTCAAGATTGTTGGTACCAAAAAGACCCTCACCATCGGTAAGGAGTTGGAAATCCGCCGTGCCCTGAGCGAGAGCCACCTCTACTCATCAGCCTTTGATGTTGAGAAAGATGGCGATAAGTTTGTGCTTAAAGGCAAGGGCTGGGGCCATGGTGTTGGCTTGTGCCAGATAGGTGCCGCTGTGATGGGCGAGCAAGGTCATCCTTACGATGATATCCTGCTGTTCTACTATCGCGGTGCCCAAATCAAGCGCCTCTACGATTAA